The nucleotide sequence TGGCTGCCGGACAATCATGACGCTTGTGATCAAATTCATCGCAGGGAACATATAAAGGTAGGTTCGCGTCCCCTATTTCCCAGCGCGAACCAACCTTGGGCTGAAGGCCACATCCCCGTTGGGGATGATTGAAAAAGGTTTAAGGCGTCACCTCCGTTGCCGATATTGAATATGTGAGGTCGAATAACCGGCCCCACTTAAAGCATTAAATTGTTATGTCATTTGATCCCACCAAACCGGAAAATAACTCATTGATCAGAGCTGCAGAGTTGCGCGCCCAATTCAACGGCATCAAAGCGGAGTTGGATGAGCTGCGGGCGCAAATCGCCGCCCTCCCCGCCGAACCGCCCGGACCGAAGGGTGATAAGGGTGATCCCGGCGAAGTCACCGCCGCACAGTTGGCGGAAGCACTGAGCAACCTTAGTGCGGCCCTCATTGCCAATAGCAGCGCGAACAGTAACGGGGTGATGCCGATGGATTTCGCCGTGAGCGATCCGCCGACGCAATGGGAGCTGGGCACGATCTTCAACACGATCAATGCCTTGATCCTGGCCTTGCGCCGGTCGGCGTGAAGTCAAGGTCGCGTTGCATCATGGGAAAATGTTGCCGGGTAACATTAAAATAGCCGGGCGCCAGGGCTGCATTAAGCGCGTTGGCATTCCGGTATATTCCCGCGCCGCCATTCTGGCATGAAAGAAGCGGGGACTACTTGAGCAATATTTCCCGGGCCCGGGCAACATCGCAGGTGATCTGCGTTTGTAATGCCGCAAGGCTGGCGAATTTAGATTCCTCGCGAATTTTTTGGCCGAAGATGACTTCCAGTTCCTGACCGTAAAGATCACCGGTAAAATCGAGCAGGTGGACTTCGAGACGGGGCAGGGGAGTCGGCGAGGCCAGGGTTGGACGGTTGCCGAGATTCAATACGGCGGGATAGGTCTTATTCTGCCACAACACGTGCGCCGTATAGACTCCCAAGGGGGGGAGCAACAGGTCGAGGATGTCTAAATTGGCGGTGGGGAAACCAAGTTTGCGTCCCAATTGATCGCCCATCTGAACTTTGCTGAAGACGGAGTAAGGTCGGCCCAGCATCTGGCTGGCGTCGGCGAGTTGCCCGGTTTGGATGTGCTGGCGAATCCGGGTGCTGCTGAGGACCAGGCCGTGGTTGTTGATCGGTTCCAATCCGTTGACGTTGAAGCCATGCCGGGCGCCGAGTTCCTGCAAGAGTGCGAGGTTGCCGCGGCGTTGATGACCAAAGAAAAAGTTGGTGCCCACGCTTAAACTGCGCAAGGTGCCGCATTCATGGACGAGCCGCCCTACAAATTCCTCGGCGGGTTGCCGCGAGAATTCCAAGTCGAAATGGTAGAGCAAGGTGGCATCGGCACCCAGGCTGGCGAGGGTCTTGAGTTTGTGGGCCAGCGTATAGATGAGTTGGGGGGCGCTTTGGGGGTGGACCACGCTTTGGGGATGCCGGTCAAACGTGATGACCACGGTTTGGGCGGCGTGCGCACGGGCGTCCAGAATCATGCGCTGAATGACTTGCTGGTGACCAAGGTGAACCCCGTCAAAAACGCCGATGGCCGCGCAGATTGGTTTGCCAATCCCACGCAACTCCATTGGTTGTGACGCCACGAGCATCGGGAGGACCTATTCCATCTGGAGCAGTTTCAGGAAGGGCACGACGTGGCGCTCCAGTTCTGCGGCGCTCCATCGCAGTGCCGTGTCGAGCGGGGTGGCGTTGGCAACATCAAATTGGCCGGAGGCGGTGCGGCGCAGGGAATTCAGATGGGCGCCGCAGCCCAGACGTTGGCCCAAGTCATGCGCGATGGTGCGCACGTAGGTGCCCTTGGTGCAGGCCACGCGGAAAGTCCCCACCGGCTCCTGATAGTGCAGGAAACGAAAACGATAGATATGCACCAGCCGTTCTTTGCGTTCGACTTCAATGCCTTTGCGGGCCAGCTTGTATAAGGGCACGCCATCCATTTTGATGGCGGAAACCATGGGCGGCAACTGCATCTGGTCCCCCTCAAATTTCTCA is from Verrucomicrobiota bacterium and encodes:
- a CDS encoding bifunctional riboflavin kinase/FAD synthetase; the encoded protein is MLVASQPMELRGIGKPICAAIGVFDGVHLGHQQVIQRMILDARAHAAQTVVITFDRHPQSVVHPQSAPQLIYTLAHKLKTLASLGADATLLYHFDLEFSRQPAEEFVGRLVHECGTLRSLSVGTNFFFGHQRRGNLALLQELGARHGFNVNGLEPINNHGLVLSSTRIRQHIQTGQLADASQMLGRPYSVFSKVQMGDQLGRKLGFPTANLDILDLLLPPLGVYTAHVLWQNKTYPAVLNLGNRPTLASPTPLPRLEVHLLDFTGDLYGQELEVIFGQKIREESKFASLAALQTQITCDVARAREILLK
- the truB gene encoding tRNA pseudouridine(55) synthase TruB, which translates into the protein MHEFTPLDGALLIDKPSGPTSHDVVAELRRQFDIKKVGHCGTLDPAATGLLIIVLGRGTKLSEKLMGSDKVYEGTMKFGETTDSYDADGEITGTQLVPLMTLDELNQAAEKFEGDQMQLPPMVSAIKMDGVPLYKLARKGIEVERKERLVHIYRFRFLHYQEPVGTFRVACTKGTYVRTIAHDLGQRLGCGAHLNSLRRTASGQFDVANATPLDTALRWSAAELERHVVPFLKLLQME